From Bos javanicus breed banteng chromosome 5, ARS-OSU_banteng_1.0, whole genome shotgun sequence, the proteins below share one genomic window:
- the SPTSSA gene encoding LOW QUALITY PROTEIN: serine palmitoyltransferase small subunit A (The sequence of the model RefSeq protein was modified relative to this genomic sequence to represent the inferred CDS: substituted 1 base at 1 genomic stop codon), protein MPEAQAWKQMSWFYYQXLLVTALYMLEPWERTVFNSMLVPIVGMALHTGYVVMPQQITAMLHCLKTVQ, encoded by the coding sequence ATGCCAGAGGCACAGGCCTGGAAGCAAATGTCCTGGTTCTACTACCAGTAGCTGCTGGTCACAGCTCTCTACATGCTGGAGCCCTGGGAGCGGACTGTGTTCAATTCCATGCTGGTTCCCATTGTGGGGATGGCACTGCATACAGGATATGTAGTCATGCCTCAGCAAATCACAGCGATGCTGCACTGCTTAAAAACTGTTCAGTGA
- the TXN2 gene encoding thioredoxin, mitochondrial, with translation MAQRLLRRFLTSIISGKPSQSRWAPVASRALQTPQYSPGYLTVTPSQARSIYTTRVCSTTFNIQDGPDFQDRVVNSETPVVVDFHAQWCGPCKILGPRLEKVVAKQHGKVVMAKVDIDDHTDLALEYEVSAVPTVLAMKNGDVVDKFVGIKDEDQLEAFLKKLIG, from the exons ATGGCTCAGCGACTTCTGAGGAGGTTCCTGACCTCCATAATCTCCGGGAAGCCCTCTCAGAGTCGGTGGGCACCCGTCGCCTCCAGGGCCCTGCAGACCCCACAGTACAGTCCTGGTTACCTGACAGTAACACCCAGCCAAGCCCGGTCTATATACACCACCAGAGTCTGTTCAACAACCTTTAACATCCAGGATGGACCTGATTTTCAAGACCGAGTTGTCAATAGTGAGACACCAGTGGTTGTGGATTTCCATGCACA ATGGTGTGGTCCCTGCAAGATCCTGGGGCCCCGGTTAGAGAAGGTGGTGGCCAAGCAGCATGGAAAGGTGGTGATGGCCAAAGTGGATATCGATGACCACACAGACCTCGCCCTAGAGTATGAG GTGTCAGCTGTGCCCACCGTACTGGCTATGAAGAATGGGGATGTGGTGGACAAGTTTGTGGGGATCAAGGATGAAGACCAGCTAGAGGCTTTCCTGAAGAAACTGATTGGCTGA